One part of the Glycine max cultivar Williams 82 chromosome 14, Glycine_max_v4.0, whole genome shotgun sequence genome encodes these proteins:
- the LOC100777829 gene encoding RING-H2 finger protein ATL63, which translates to MPTQTESPSNSLSQLAENMFSDNNRNIMLAAIIFLLLVILFVLLLHVYAKWFLFQVQSRSQTRRRRTPVTVSGVLEPSHFHSINIEASPTCSKGLDSATLSAIPLFVQGPEKTEETEELECVICLSVIEEGEIGRRLPKCGHAFHMECIDMWLSLHCNCPICRAPIVVSGDSHLGSVDGDSDGVVEIGVVTPGYEISGSEHGGVSGSVPEASSSLLGFSLKRLLSKVFLSPDHVTELDGSH; encoded by the coding sequence ATGCCGACTCAAACCGAGTCACCCAGCAACTCACTGAGTCAACTCGCTGAGAACATGTTCTCCGACAACAACCGCAACATCATGCTCGCAGCAATTATTTTCTTGCTCCTAGTTATCCTCTTCGTCCTCCTACTCCATGTGTACGCCAAATGGTTCTTATTCCAGGTACAATCACGTTCCCAGACTCGGCGGCGGCGAACTCCGGTGACCGTCTCCGGCGTTCTGGAACCTTCCCATTTCCACAGCATCAACATAGAAGCCTCACCCACGTGCTCCAAAGGCCTTGATTCGGCCACACTTTCGGCGATTCCCTTGTTTGTGCAAGGACCAGAGAAAACAGAGGAAACGGAGGAATTGGAATGTGTCATTTGCTTGAGCGTTATTGAGGAGGGTGAGATAGGAAGGAGATTGCCGAAGTGTGGCCACGCTTTTCACATGGAGTGCATTGATATGTGGTTGAGTTTACATTGCAATTGTCCAATTTGTAGAGCTCCTATTGTTGTTAGTGGCGATTCTCATTTGGGTTCTGTTGATGGTGATAGTGATGGTGTGGTTGAGATTGGGGTTGTTACACCGGGTTATGAGATTAGTGGGAGTGAACATGGTGGGGTGAGTGGTTCTGTTCCTGAAGCTTCTTCATCTTTGTTGGGTTTCTCTCTGAAGAGATTGCTGAGTAAGGTTTTTCTGTCACCTGATCATGTAACTGAATTGGATGGTTCACATTGA
- the LOC100778360 gene encoding CASP-like protein 1C1, translated as MANTRRILHLVVRFVAFAATFCAAIIMAASHERGSISTMSFEAKYTVFPFFEYFLVVNSVATVYGFLVLFIPTESLLWQPVVAVDLVLTMALISSFSAAYAIGMVGMKGNSYWKPICGSIPKYCDKVTGAFVADLIAVVIYIILLLNSIHTALNPLLLKKKLSNFSG; from the exons ATGGCCAACACTAGAAGGATCCTCCATCTTGTGGTAAGGTTTGTGGCCTTTGCAGCAACCTTCTGTGCAGCCATTATCATGGCTGCTAGCCATGAGAGAGGTAGCATCTCCACAATGTCCTTTGAAGCAAAATACACTGTCTTTCCTTTCTTTGA GTACTTTCTGGTTGTAAACTCTGTTGCCACTGTTTATGGATTTTTGGTCCTTTTTATTCCCACGGAAAGCTTGCTCTGGCAACCCGTCGTGGCCGTGGATTTG GTTTTGACCATGGCACTCATCTCAAGCTTCTCTGCAGCATATGCTATAGGTATGGTGGGAATGAAAGGAAACAGTTATTGGAAACCAATATGTGGTTCAATTCCCAAATATTGTGATAAAGTGACAGGAGCTTTTGTGGCTGATTTAATTGCAGTAGTTATATACATAATTCTTCTATTAAATTCCATTCACACTGCCTTAAACCCTCtcctcttgaaaaaaaaattgagcaacTTTTCAGGTTGA
- the LOC100797310 gene encoding zinc transporter 6, chloroplastic, translating into MASACVTNATRAAACRDGAAAAHLKMISIFVIFVTSVAGMSSPVALAGIFRGKPLYDKAIVVIKCFAAGVILSTSLVHVLPDAYAALADCHVASRHPWRDFPFAGLVTLVGALLALVVDLAASSHVEQHAHAQYAPVEKEAAVELGGSAGDGDGEKGEELAKLKQRLVSQVLEIGIIFHSVIIGVTMGMSQNVCTIRPLVAALAFHQIFEGMGLGGCVAQAGFSFGTITYMCFMFAVTTPIGIILGMALFSLTGYDDSSPNALIMEGLLGSISSGILIYMALVDLIAVDFFHNKLMNSNRLLKKASFVALTLGSAAMSILALWA; encoded by the exons ATGGCCTCGGCGTGCGTGACGAACGCTACCCGCGCGGCGGCGTGCAGGGACGGCGCGGCGGCGGCGCACCTGAAAATGATCTCGATATTCGTCATCTTCGTGACGAGCGTGGCCGGGATGTCGTCGCCGGTGGCCCTCGCCGGAATCTTCCGTGGGAAGCCTCTCTACGACAAGGCCATCGTCGTAATCAAGTGTTTCGCGGCGGGGGTGATACTCTCGACCTCGCTGGTCCACGTGCTCCCCGACGCGTACGCCGCACTCGCCGACTGCCACGTGGCGTCGCGCCATCCCTGGAGGGACTTCCCCTTCGCGGGCCTCGTCACGCTCGTCGGCGCGCTACTTGCCCTAGTCGTGGACCTCGCCGCCAGCTCGCACGTGGAGCAGCACGCGCACGCGCAGTACGCGCCGGTGGAGAAGGAGGCCGCGGTGGAGCTCGGTGGATCCGCCGGCGATGGCGACGGAGAAAAGGGTGAAGAATTGGCGAAATTGAAACAGAGGCTGGTTTCGCAAGTGCTGGAGATTGGGATAATATTTCACTCAGTGATAATTGGGGTTACTATGGGAATGTCTCAAAACGTTTGCACTATTCGGCCACTCGTTGCTGCTTTGGCCTTTCATCAAATATTTGAAGGCATGGGTCTTGGTGGCTGCGTCGCTCAG GCGGGATTTAGCTTTGGAACAATTACATACATGTGCTTCATGTTCGCAGTGACAACACCAATAGGAATAATTTTGGGGATGGCATTATTCTCACTTACAGGTTATGATGATAGTAGCCCAAATGCCTTAATCATGGAAGGGTTACTGGGTTCAATTTCATCAGGAATACTAATTTACATGGCCCTTGTCGATCTCATTGCAGTTGACTTTTTTCACAACAAGCTTATGAACTCCAATCGCCTGTTGAAGAAAGCATCTTTTGTTGCCCTAACCCTTGGTTCTGCTGCAATGTCTATTCTCGCCCTATGGGCTTGA